One Euphorbia lathyris chromosome 1, ddEupLath1.1, whole genome shotgun sequence DNA segment encodes these proteins:
- the LOC136205399 gene encoding uncharacterized protein, producing the protein MEITSYQDQAELLLKEYVLADSFIPYTSITGGIFACKMVYDISQLFSSVYFKSYSNLSKTQRVEWNNRAISTCHAILITVMSLYFVFCSDLYADHLPGLVTYQSSSLSTFTLGVSVGYFIADLWMIIWFYPSLGGMEYVLHHLLSTISVAYAMLTGEGQIYIYMVLISETTTPGINLRWYLDTAGMKKSKLYLINGVLIFLTWLVARILLFVYLFVHIYLHYDQVKQLHTFGRVLVLIVPAVLYVMNLMWFWKIVKGLKKTLAKRHPN; encoded by the exons ATGGAAATCACTTCTTACCAAGATCAGGCAGAGCTGTTGCTGAAGGAATACGTACTAGCTGATTCTTTTATCCCATACACTTCTATCACTGGTGGCATTTTTGCTTGCAAAATG gtTTATGATATTTCTCAGTTGTTCAGTTCTGTTTACTTCAAGAGCTATTCCAACCTTTCAAAAACTCAACGAGTTGAGTGGAATAATCG GGCCATATCCACTTGTCATGCCATTCTCATCACTGTGATGTCATTGTACTTTGTGTTCTGCTCCgatctgtatgctgaccatcTTCCTGGTCTTGTTACATATCAAAGTTCCTCACTCTCTACATTTACATTAGGA GTTTCTGTTGGATACTTTATTGCCGATCTTTGGATGATTATCTGGTTTTATCCTTCTCTTGGTGGAATGGAATAT GtacttcatcatcttctttcaACCATCTCTGTGGCATATGCTATGTTGACTGGTGAGGgacagatttatatctacaTGGTGCTGATCTCTGAGACAACAACCCCTGGGATAAATTTGAGATG GTATCTTGACACAGCTGGAATGAAGAAGTCTAAATTATATCTCATAAATGGGGTACTAATATTCTTAACTTGGCTG GTTGCCAGGATACTTCTGTTCGTATACCTTTTTGTTCATATCTATTTACACTACGATCAG GTGAAGCAGCTCCACACCTTTGGGAGAGTTTTGGTGCTAATAGTGCCGGCAGTGCTGTATGTGATGAACTTGATGTGGTTTTGGAAGATTGTAAAGGGACTGAAAAAGACATTAGCAAAGAGGCATCcaaattga